GTTTATAGTGTGAGTGTTTGTTTGGCGGCCTTGAGTGATGACTCATTCCCTCTCTCTTCCAACTACAGAGGGAGCAGTAGTTGCCACTGCACCTACCTCACCCtattatttaaactatttttttttttacattggacgctaaattaggaaaaatataaagaaaaatatgagaaaacaaaaagtaattatttcAGAGCTTACAAATAGCGTGACCAAGTTAAAATATaactacaaaaataaagaaaataattataaatttcatttttatatttaaatctatgattaattggatttttatatttttatgttaaattaacgTTAGCTTCCATTTGAGagatgttatttattaaaattataaatatatccAATATCAAAccgtttaaaatatattatgtatcaaaatatagaagaaataacTTACCAAAACCGAAGTATCTAACAATAAAATATGATCTAAGTATTAAGATAAGACATGTCGCTGATGTTAACATCAATTTAATGTAatcaaattaatgttatttaagatatatttaattgagtaaaaaaatgtgactaaaataaattaaatatgaaatctaaattattaattaagaaaaaaaaatattgtgtaaaggtacatcaatcactttttttaagtgaaaaatattttttgtaagtaaagattgagttttaaaaaagaatttatttaaagaaaaaaattgtaaaaaacaaaaaaaaatatggacCATGTATgcattttaatcataaataagTTTTGAACAGCGTAGATCTATGTGAGGAGCGAGGTACGCATTGCAATTTCTAATTTTCtgataaaactaataatattatcaaGAAGACAGACACACCTGTGTAATAAGGGGGTGAGTTACGTACGATTAGGTTTTCTTTTCGCTTTCTGATTCGATCGATTTCGATTGTTGAATTCGTCTCATCGCAGAGCCTTTAAATTTGTAGTTGTATGTTGCTTGGACTCGATCTGAAGCTGATCGATCAAATGTATCACGCGATCTAACTTCGATTGTGGTTTGAGTTGCAGGAGCAACGATGGTGGTGCCGCTGCTTAGTGTTTTCATTCTTCTTGCTTTTATTCCAAATGGATTGTTAGCAGTTCCTTCAACCGTTCCTGCATTCCTTTGGTCATCACATTATGAACTGTAACTCctgattcttattttttttttcgtgtttGCGTCAGTTCACAATTCGTACTAATTCGGTCACGTTTACTTGCTGTGTTCTATGCTGTAAGGTTCTTGTGGATGTGGATAATAGCAAACAGCTTAGGTTTAATTTAGTTATTGCGGAGCTTGTTATCGGCTTTTATGATTAGGACAGCGTAGGCCTCATCTGGAAGCTGGAGAATGGGGAATTTGGGTTTTGTTGGAAGGAGTTTGGGTATTCTACGGTTGTGTTGCAGTGTGGATAGCCTGTAGAACCCCATGTCCAAAAGGttctagaagaagaaaatcaaggGAGGAATTGAAGTAGTGAAAAAACCCACTGTTCATTTATAGATTTTTCACTGGCATTACACACGCGCTTTGGTTCACAAGTAGGAGATAGATTTTCTGGATCGTTCAAGAAAACAGCTGATGCGGTGTAGTTTAGGGCTTGaaattttgtagttttgaagTCTAGAGTGAGAAATGAAAGCAGTGGATAAGTGAAAAATATGAACAAGGATAAAACGAATACTGTTGGTAAAATATGTAACATTTTCATTTAGTTCTTGTTGTCTTTAGTGGCAACTGATATCATCTTTAAATTGTATGATACTTCATGTGATTTATTACATGTAAGAATGAGTTTGTGTTTTGTTCTTGAATATTCCCTTATCGTGTACATACGTACTATAGCAAATAATAAAATCGTTTATATCTTACTGGACTGGACCGTTTCAGGGCCTCTGAATTTGGATTGAAGGAATCTGTAAATTACCAAGTCATTTCTCCTTATGATCTGGCAAAGTCTGTTATATCCGAAGCTGGCTGGTCAAATTTTCTGGTATTATCTTTATCTTCGTGATTGGTTTCTGACTATGTACTGTGCAATTCTCTCTCCCCTCAACCTTTATGAAGAAGAGGATATTTTTCTGTCCCTATTTATGATAGAGATAATCTTGTTCAATTTATTtctattgttgttgttgcttagtgtttttaatttttatatattttttatagtgcAAAGGAAAGAATTTTGACAAGCCTCTGGATCTGGCACTTTTATTCGTTGGTAGAGAGGTAATATCTTTCAAGCTTCTATATAGATAATAGAGTTCATATTGCAGCTtatgtatttattgtttactttGTATTAGATTCCTGCCAACTAGTGCAGCGGCATCTGTTGAGTAAACTATGTTGCATTTTTCTTTTGCAGCTACAATCTTCAGATTTAAGCATGAACAAACATTCAGACTCAGCCCTTTTAGACCTGCTCAAGGTGAGAGAATTGTGACATGCACTCTGTGTCAAGTTTTCATGTTGAGTGAATATGATTTGAGATTTCTAAGGCTATGTTTGGATCAGTCGTAGAGAATGGAATGGAATTAATCAAAGTATAATAGTGCGGAATGGAATAGATTAAAAATGTCATTCCATTTTTGAGTATTTTATAATACAATGGATCAAATGTCCTATTCTATCATTTGAAATAGAACGGAGCAgaataaattattacttttatattcttatattaACCCTGTCTTAGAAATATAAATCCTCAGCAGATGAGTTCTATGAGATTGGATTTTGCAGAATATGTTATCTAGTGTCAATGCCATCAAAACTTTTGCCATGCACCTTTGTATTTTGAACCCTCACTTCACTCTATATCTGTCACAACAGAAGCCCAACCAACCACCATCTCTATTGTGCTACTCACCATAAACCTCTTCCATGTGCCAACCTTAGACAACAAAACCCAATTGAACCCGATCATCATTAGTAGAGCCTAATCCTTATTAGGGTAGGGTCACAATCAAAATTGTAAACTCATCTAACCCGATTGTCACCTGATCTTCATTTCAACACTTTCTCACCACCAAAGTCAGAACTCATCCACATCTTCATTCtgtaatatttgtatttagatAGAAGGggtaaaaaaatgaattgttgCTAAAATAGACAAAGAGAGGATTGTTCCATTAGTGTACCCTAATATGAGGGGTGTAACAAGAAAGTCTCACATTGATGGAATTAGATGCATTGAACTCCATCACTTTCCATCCCATTccattatataatttatagtcCATATACTGGAGTTTGGGTCTATtccattatatatttttactgtGACACTGTTCCATTTTTATGAACAGAACTCTTTTGCCAGATCCAACACTTCTGTGGCGTTTCCCTATGTTTCTGCATCAGAGGATTTGCTTTTGGAGAGCACTTTGGTTTCAGGACTTTCTGAAGCCTGTGGAGATGGTACGGAAATTGCCAATGTTGCTTTCCATGGATCTTGCTCCGTGGGTGGTACAAATCATGAAGAAACCACAGCTTTGCACTCAATACAAGTAATCAACAAATAAATGTGACAAGGTCCATTATGGAATCTTGGGTCCTGTAACGGTGACCTGATGCCCTTTATTTTCCCATTGACAGGACTATTTGACAAAGAGAATGGAAGATAGTCACAGGGGGAAAACAGATTTGGTTGTGTTCTGTAATGGGGGCTCTCAAGCTCTTAAAAATGTTGACAGGGCACAATCTGAAGGTAGATACACTTTTACCTATGTTATGGGTTTTGCTAGATATGAATTTGGTTAATGTTTGTGTTTGTAGGGGAAGTTTTATCCAAGGTTATCAGTTCCGTGGAGGAATCTGGTGCAAAATATGCTGTTCTTTATGTGTCAGATCCCTCTAGGTCAATCCGCTATCCTTCCTACAGAGATCTGCAAAGATTTCTAGAAGAAAGTGCTGAATCAACCAATTCCACAGCTTGTGATAAGGTCTGCCAGCTTAAATCATCTCTTTTGGAAGGAATTTTTGTGGTAAGCTTCTTTGTCCATTTTTTCAAGTGCGGTAGCTCGATGACTTAGGAGTGCCTtgtttttaattccttttttttatgtatgaattCTATGGTACCAAAACTATACTCTCTTTGGGCCTGCTTGTGTAAGTTGCTGTCTGTCTCTAACCCCAGGCCTCCAGTTTTAACAATAGGAGTATGATAATATCATGACATTTAGTAACATCCTGTGATCCTGTAATATTTCAGCATTCTCAGCCTCCCTCGACTTGGGAGGTCTTAGACATTTATTGCATTTCCTCCCTTACAAATTATGTAATTGGTTAAATTTAGTTTCTTACAAATTTTAGCCAGTCTTATGTGACAGCATTTCCTTGTAGAAATGTCGTTcaaactaatatttcaaaacatgataATAATGCTATAGTATTTTTAAACCGATGCCATATGTCGAGCAAAACTCTTAAAATACTTAGAAGTTGTCTAAGAATCCTCCCCCACCCCCTCCCTGGCTGTCAGTCCCTCATGGATTTACATGAAGTATTACAATTCAAATGTCCTATAAAAGAGATATGTAATATCTAAATAACTATCATCTTCCATTTATACTTGGTATTCCGTGCAATATGTAACCAAGTAACATGTCATATCAAAACAGACAGACACGAAGGGAGTTTAGAGTTGGTGGCTGTCGAGTGTGATTTATCTTATTCTGATATGATTGTTATTTGTGATAATCCAGGGTATAGTTTTGCTAATAATTTTGATATCGGGCCTTTGCTGCATGATGGGAATCGACACCCCAACAAGATTTGAGACGCCACAAGAGTAATGATCCGTTTGTCGATGCTAGAAGTTGTTGTGATGCTTGGTCTACTGGATTAAAATATTACGTCGTATTATTTGCGATTTTTACGGAGGCTCTGATAAGTGCTTTGTAGTTGATGACTTATCTCTGGAACTTTtcatattgaattttaaaataatttgtatcagtatataaaaataaaacttcaatgTTAGGTTTAATTTTGATCCCGTTACCACTAgttgtaaaatttgaagaattttcAGATTATGTGATGTATTGTTTTTACTGAAAAGTTGATCCACAAATGAAGTTTAAAGTTGATATAAAGAATGTTTAGCAAATGGTAAAATCTTGAATTAAATGTTGGGATGAAAATTAAAGCAATTAGAAAGTAGACAAGTGCAAACGAAGGAATTCTGGGTAAGGATCCAGATCGAGAGAAGGTTATTAACAATTAACCTATATTATTAAGAAagatattttaagtttaatttaaatttacaaaatcagTTTACGTATTGATTTGTGtactataaatttatcttttgagAGAGTGTTTTATTTTGGAGGCTGATATTTGTattcataaaactaaatatttataagattaggATAAAAGttcttaattagttttaatatgtaaagcagattttaaatttaattaaattttattaaattgacttgtaaattttttttatatttatatttaaattgaattatatagtataaatttattttatctctatttatttaaaatttattatatccactttagaaaagaaaatgagacaGATGTTAAAAGTTTTAAGAGATTTGTTTGCATGTGTTTTGTTTCCTACTTTTTGgttgaaacaaataaaatactttGTAACACGTGTTTTATAATTCATTCTGCCCTATCGGTGGTTATTGGTTCAATAAAGTTGCATATGTTTCTAATAACTATTTCAATAAAAGTTTGTACATTTTCTATACTTGCACTTCAAATTACAT
The Vigna angularis cultivar LongXiaoDou No.4 chromosome 5, ASM1680809v1, whole genome shotgun sequence genome window above contains:
- the LOC108338858 gene encoding uncharacterized protein LOC108338858; amino-acid sequence: MVVPLLSVFILLAFIPNGLLAVPSTVPAFLWSSHYELASEFGLKESVNYQVISPYDLAKSVISEAGWSNFLCKGKNFDKPLDLALLFVGRELQSSDLSMNKHSDSALLDLLKNSFARSNTSVAFPYVSASEDLLLESTLVSGLSEACGDGTEIANVAFHGSCSVGGTNHEETTALHSIQDYLTKRMEDSHRGKTDLVVFCNGGSQALKNVDRAQSEGEVLSKVISSVEESGAKYAVLYVSDPSRSIRYPSYRDLQRFLEESAESTNSTACDKVCQLKSSLLEGIFVGIVLLIILISGLCCMMGIDTPTRFETPQE